gccctggtcaggatctgggaAGAGATACCCCAGGACACTATCCGTCATCTTATTAGGAGCATGCCCCAACATTGTCAGGCATGCATATAAGCACTTGGGGGCCATACAAACCTATCATTTTGAGTTGCTCCAATGACATTTCAGTAAATTGAACTTGTCTGTCACATCACTTTTTTGATGACTTTGGATTAAGCCTGCCGTGGCTTGataattttcattttctctAAATGATGTggcaaattttaaataaaaattgtcaGATTACGACCACCAGAGGGTTAATCTCCATTTATGTCCTGTGTAAAGCCCTTTGTGTCCCATATGGCTATATTAAGAGAGCATCATGAATAAAAAACAGTATGATGTAAATGTCAATATTAAAATAGGCCTAATTAATTGGCCAttcaatcaatcagtcaacTTCTTCGTAGAATCATTTTGGTTCTGTATCTGAGAAACGTTTTGCGTTAGTTACAGGAAGTCAGTTTTGTGATGTAAGAGTATAATGTGCTATTTTGCATCACTTCCTCTGAGCATACACTAGGTTGTTCTCAGTCCCTTTTCTCTCAGTtttcagaaaagaaaggaaacatTGTTAAATTGTTTGGTTTGGTTGGGATGTTTACCATCAGTTTTGAGGCTACACCTTAGTCTATGAAAAAGGGAGTCATATCtcatatttatattgtttctttaaaacatgaagTCTTCCAAAACTATGGGCCACCGTTGTGCAGACATTTCCTAAATGTTTCCTAGAGTTGACAGTTTGTAGATATTTGTGGGACTTTGTTTGGGAGCTACATTAGTTCCAAATTGTAGCTCACTCTGCCTGCACCTCATTAGCTTTCTTCTTTTCCGAGAACTTCTGTTGATGTGACTCCTCTTTTCCGGGATGTAGGtttgtttctccttcaggtcCCTCTGACAGAATGGGTTGAGGCCTAGGTCTCCTCATTCAGAATGTTTGGAGGGGAAGGGGGTAATTGTCCACCCCCCACCGCACTCCTCCAAATCATTGAATCTCAAAATCACTGCCAGCCGTTCTGCTGAGTTTCCCTACATTATAAGCAAAAGGTGCTCCAGCTGGGTAAAGAGGCTGAAGGAGGAACAGTTGCTGTTCTAAACATTTGCGATCATATTTCAAGGGCAATACAATAATCAGAAGATGGTGTACAGATCACATCACTACTTCCTTCTTCGTGTATTTACAGTGGTTCTATGATCTTAATGTGCTTTATATACATCACGTTTATATAAATCATAGCTACTATTTATGTCTCATTGTCTGCTCCCTCATAGATGTCCTGCTCTATTCAAAGCCTCTCCATTTTACCCTCCGACATCCATTGCAGCCTAAAATATGAACTCCAGTATTTCTGCTCTCTACCGTCTCCCTCCGTTTTCTCCATCATGAGCAGCTGACCTCACTGTGTAAAGTATTCAGTGACCTCAGAGCAAAAAGCGCAGCCGCACTTACTCTTACTTTTGTACTTTTCCACGTACCCATACTGTCTGGACACTTGAATGGTTGAATGAGAAGCAAAACATAAGCACTGAAGTGAAGAAAGGTTCAGGCCCACAAGCCTCATTGGAGGAAAGCGAAGGCAGCCTTGCAGCTAGTTTTGAGCTATCGCTGTAAATGTTTTTGGAGTTGATGGAGTGAGACAACACACCCAGTGAAGGCCAGctgccgtttttttttttttttcgaagcATCTATGCTCTTTGTGTTTTAGTGATATATACTAAACTCTGTGCTTTGTCGTGCTGCATAAATTCTGCCTAAACATGTGGTTTAATAGATTTATGATGGTATAATTTACCTGTCTTAGTTTAACATGTAGCCTTGTTAGCATTTGCTAAGCAATCTTAAGCATAGTAATGAGGTGAATGGAAGTTTGCAATAATAACTCTAGGTCTAAAACAAAGAGGTCATCAAAGGGATTTGGATTCATTCAGAGTTTTCATCATAGACGTTCACAAGTCAATTTGTGCAAGTCAAGACTCTAGAGACTAAATTTCATATTCTCACAGTCAGTTGGATGCCGTCTAGTCTGCCTAAAATACAGAATTGCTTTAGGCTactaatttaaattattatcCATAAGCCTAATTCACATTTAACaattttatctttttcagaacGTTTAATTTAACATGTTGAAAACACTTTTTATGTCCCTTTGTTGGATTTCTGTATGAATCACAGATGAAGTGCTTTTAAATGACACCTGTTTTACCCTGGTGTTGAAATTGTCTGCTTCTCTGCTATATTCTACATTAACCATGATTTAAATGCTTTTCTTCTTACTACAAATCAGAGGATTTGCAAAATTATTTGAATCCATTTGCATATAAAAGCTGGTAAAGCCTAAATAGCCCCCATGTTTCAAGTTACTTGTTAGATTACAAGGTAAATAGCAATCCTTGATGTAGTGAGTTACTGAGGAAGATGTTGCACTTTTGAATAACTATATGAAGatctgctttatttttaaatcagaagTGCCTTTTAATTACCCTAATTTAACACCATGAGATTAGTTGTCAGAGGTAAACCCAAAAAGCATTTCTTGGAGGGTTCATCATGAGATGCATTCATGTGATCATTATTATCATTCTCAGGTTTTTAGAGCTTGAGTGTAAGTCTAATTGGAAGTCTATTTTAGTGACTTATGTGGGATTTGTGTCAAAGTCAAAAATTCAAAGCCCCGTCTCTGGTGTTCCTGAGTTTATGTGGAATCTGTCCAAAACATCTGATTTTATATTAAGCATCTGAGTGGCACACTGTCCACCAAATGTTGGCCAGTGTtgcttgcaaaacaaaaaaagaagaccTTAAACCTTATTTTTAACCTTCATTTATTCACATTTCTAATTAAAGCTCTATTGATGGCTGTAGAAAACCAGAAATCACTCTGTATTCCTCAACTCCTCGACAGAAGACAAGGTGTCTTTTTTAACTCACAGGATAACGGCTTTGCAGTTTGCTATGACAGATGGCTGGATAGATTTGTCCCAGTGGTGATTATGCAATGAGCCTGGATTTTCAGTGACTTGTAGTGGTTCTGGTGTTGCTCCAGCAATGTAAAAGCATGACTCTTTTTATCCTGTTGGTGTATACTAAACAACAATTAAGCAATGTCTACATGCTACCCTGAAAAGAAACCGaaacaattaaattcagttttttttatataggaCCAATTCTCAACACATCATTTCAAAGGCTTAACTAGACAAACCAATTAATTTCTTACCCAACGACAAACAAATGTTCaatcaaataaatcaaatccAATCCAATCATAAAGACTTAAATTAAATAGCATACAGTCCAGGTGAACTCAGTTGAATTAAACGGCTGTACTAGAAAAATAGAGatttattatttctatttttaaatggcaaacaatgatgaaatattatatttctgtctgttttatttatcaatttttttacagatgaaaatgaaaaatccaGTTAATGCCATGTTCACAGTTACAGTATGATAAGTGTTGGTAGTTTAGCAGCCACTTCCTGTCAGCTTGTTTTGATCTTCCatatttaaatactttgttgaagcaaACACAAGGATTCTCCAAATGATTTGTGTTTATCTCTAAAACTAATCAGTCCATCTGATACTCTTGCAGAGATGTAGCTAAACGTTTGAAATTGGCAGCAATAACTGTTTAACTACAGATTTATTGATTTGCACTTATTAAGAGTGCAAATCAATAAATCTGTACTCACTTAAACTGAAAAGGTTCATGCATGCGTCTGGTGTCTGAAGTCATTCAGCTTCCTCTTTTTTTTACTCGACGCTGGTTTCTCCTGTTTGATAGGCTGACGCTGTTGCTGAATGTTCATTTCAGGGCCCTCTAATGCAGGAAGTGGATTGTGTACACTGTATGGGTGTGCCAAGTTACAGCTCAAACACAGTTGGGCATGCGTCAACCGTGAGCAGACCATACCGTGGAACAGAAAGAATATTGGTATGGTGGGATTGATTGAGCAGATCGGTACCTCATTCAGGTACATCGCAACTTGTTTAAGGGATCTCTAAAGGCTATATTTACTCTGTCCTTTTCTTAACTGGACTTTGTAGCGTGAACTGGAACCGTGTGTCGTCACTCCTGCAAACATGATGTAATTCCCTACTGGTCACTGATTGGGCTTTAACTTTGCATAAACTGTGGTTTCCTGGAGGAGCCTGTGTACTCTGGACTTTACTTGACTGAAAGAATGGTGGACAAGATATGGAGGAAGAGTTGGCATTTTTTTGAAAACAGACGGTCTTTTCGCAATAAGCAGTCTTCTCGTAGGTCTTCAGAGCACAAGACTGTGTAAGTAAAAAAGGAGGTCTCTgagaaacaaatgtttcattttaagaGTGTATTTACATGGCACTTGTGTTTTCTGAATGAAACATTGCAAaggttttatgttattttaagtAATAATGCATACTGACATGTACAACTGTATCAAACAGCTTCTGACTTAACAAACGTCGGGTTGTACTTCATTTCATTAGACTTTAGAAGCCAGGATGTCAGAAAAGCTGTTGTATTCATTTTCACGTTTATCTTGTGAAAATACAAGTGCTGGTTTCAGTACCTTATTTGAAGCAACTTATCACAAGTCCCTTGAGTCATCCTACCTTCGGCTGTCATTATCTGTTCTTAATAATTTTAGCCTTTCACTGTCACTCCTTTTGAAATGTCTTTCTATCCCTTTGTTCTGATTGCAGTGTGGAAGGAGATGGACGCCCCGGTGAGAGCGGTCCTTCCTTGGACGGCAGAGCCAGCTACGTCCAGGGTCCTGTAACTCACGGCTCGGCTATCAACCCCGACCGATTTGACGGCCCACTTTACAGCCACGGGGTCCAACCCGGGCCGCAGAGGCCTCGTCGGCCCAAACTCCAGCACTCTCAGTCCATCCTCCGCAAGCAGGCTGAGGAGGAGGCCATCAAGCGGTCTCGTTCGCTCTCTGAGAGCTATGAGCTCTCCGCTGACCTCCAGGATAAACAGGTATCCCTAAAAGTAATCTAAAAAGATTTGCCTTGTCAAGTTTAAGTAATTCTTTGCTGTAAAAATTGTTTTGGATTTACCAGAAAACCAACTTTGTCAAATAATGTATGATGCTGATAATGCGCTTTGACAACTGGAAGAAACATATCGGCTGTATCATCTGTagcttaaaataataaatacagcGCGGGTGAAAAGACACAAGAATTGGGTGCATtgacaagcttctggcatagtTCTGGCTTggtatttgaccactcttcttggcaaaactgactttatttaaatttctgGTGAGGACCTGGCTTTTACACATAGTTCAGATTTTAAATAACACTGAGGTGCGGCCCATTCCAGGAGCTTAATGTTAGCCTTCACTATTCATTCCAAAAGTGGTTTTGATGTGTCCTAGAGATCATTGTTGTGTCCAAACCTTAACCTTCAAGGTTTTGAGTCGAGGGGTTGACAAAGAACCGGGATGGAGTCCTCGTCCTTTACTACTCCATCCACCTTTTAAACTCCACTAGTACATCCGGTAGCAAACCAGCTCATCAGCTTAATGGTGCCTCCACCACTATCTGATAGTTACTTCTGTGTATTTTGGTTTGAAAGCTTCACCTTGAGCCTGTTTTGGAGCACAGGGTAATTTCTTAGTTGGTATTCCCTCTGGCCATGGTAATAGAAAACTCAATtaactgtttacagatacattaGTGTTCCATTGGTTTTCAGTTCATTGACAGGTTTGAGCTTTTCTGGTGGTTCTTGGGTTGTTCCTGAGCATCCTAACCAACTTTGTTTTTTAGAGGGTGAATGTTTGGGTTAGATAGTTGACATTTGTATAGTATTGTGTTTTCCAATATAACAGTGAATAATCAAACACTAAAACTGGTTTTGAATGGATGAAAAAAGCCTGTAATTGCCCTTAAGAAGCCCCAAATACAACCTTAATGAAAATTTACAGACTTTGATTAAACCAATTTAAAGTACCTCTGTATCATTTCTGATACAACCAGTGGTTAAATATCCAGACAGGATTATGCCAGGAGACTtgctgatggctacaaaaaaatGTGTGGTTAAGTATAATTTTCTGAGGGACATGTTATTATAATTAATACTAATAATTAATACTTGTGAGTGCTTAGACATTAGTctctattttaattttcaaacatgttgattAGGGGAAAAATTTGCAATAGATTCAAGCTTATGCCTACCCAATTGTTATAGTGCTCAGGTGGTGGTACAGATTTACCGTTAATTTCCTCCCTCCTTTACCTAGGTGGAAATGCTGGAGCGTAAATATGGTGGAAGGTTCATAACTCGGCATGCAGCTCGCACCATCCAGACAGCCTTCAGACAGTATCAGATGAACAAGAACTTTGAACGTCTCAGGAGTTCTATGTCAGAGAACCGTATGTCCAGGCGCATTGTTCTCTCTAACATGAGGATGCAGCTTTCCTTTGAGGGCCCTGAGAAAGTGCACAGCTCATACTTTGAAGGGAGGCAGGTATCCATGACAGAGGATGGCACCCCTCTGTCCATGGTGCAGTCTGAACGTGGGGACGTGGAAGTCCACCAGCAGGCAAACATGACCTCTCACCCGGCGCCACAGGCTGACCTGACAGATGCCATCACGGAGCTGGAGGATGCCTTCTCCAGACAGGTTAAGTCTCTGGCAGAGTCCATAGATGACGCGCTGAATTGTCGCAGCCTTCAGGGGGATGAGGGTCCTGACCCTGAGTCTGTGGGCTGCTCCAAGGTGCAGGGGGAAGTACCCTATCAGGTGAAGTCCCACCGCAGGCCAGCTGGACGGATACACGATGAAACTGTTGCATCGTATAGTGACGTAACATTGTTCATCGATGAGGATGACATGTCCCACTCTGCTGCTCTGAGGTCAGGAGACCAGCCGTCCAGTACAGAATCAGACTTACGTCTGCAGTCAGTAAACTCCTCCCAAGAGTACTGGCCTATTGAGTCTAAAGATGAGGGTCGTGACACAGACACAAGCTGCCGCAGCACTCCTTCTCTAGAGTGCCAAGAACAGCGTCTTAGAATGGACCATCTCCCTCTTTTGACCATAGAACCTCCCAGTGACAGTTCAGCGGAGCTCAGTGACCGCTCTGACCGCAGCTCTGTCAAACGACCGCCTGCATACGAACCTCACGGCCACATCGTGACATCGTCCCAGGCAAGTCCCAAGCACATTTCCCACGGACCACCGCCACGAGCCCCCTCCCGTGACGATGATGCGCCTCTGCGCCACCGCCACCGGCAGCTAGAAAGCCATCTGGCCATCAATGGCTCAGCAAACCGACAGAGCAAGTCTGAATCAGACTTCTCAGATGGGGACAACGACAGTATCAATAGCACATCTAACTCAAATGACACTATAAACTGCAGCTCCGAGTCCTCATCGAGGGACAGCCTGCGAGAACAGACGCTAAGTAAGCAGACCTACCATAAAGAGACTCGAAACAGCTGGGACTCACCAATCTTCAGCAATGATGTTATCCGCAAGAGACACTACCGCATTGGCCTCAATCTTTTCAACAAGTAGGTACTCAGCTGTGATAGAGCAGCTGCTTGACTTTTACCTGTGAGTACCAAGAAAATAGACTACTCAAAAACCTTTTCAAAAGCTGTGCCCTCTCTCGCTCCATAAACTGTGTCCAGTTGAGGATATCAACTGGATGCAggagattgtttttgttttcctgagtGAGGTAAATATTGGTTAGTTGttagaaataaaactaaccCTAACTGACCGTTAAATTACAGACATATTGCTGATTAGAAGTTTGAACAAATTGTATTTAGATTTTAAGCCTTGTGAATATTTTGCTATTACCCAACTGATAATGAGAACTCAATGAGCAATTAAAACTAAATGCATAATTTTGCTCATCTCAATGATGTAATGCTTGTATGGCAAAATTAACAACTAGTCCGCCTCAAGAACTCTTCAATAGGAGTGTTCAGAGAGCTCAAGCAGGAACAGATCATTCTCTCCAAATGGGATTAAAATTGTAACATCCGGTTGCATGTTGAAATTTCAGGAAACCCGAGAAGGGCATCCAGTACTTGACAGAGCGGGGATTCATCCCTGACACACCAGTCGGTGTTGCCCACTTCCTACTTCAAAGGAAGGGGCTCAGTAGGCAGATGATTGGAGAATTTCTGGGCAATCGACAGAAACAGTTCAACAGAGATGTTTTGGAGTAAGTAGGGTTTTCTTTTATTCCCGTTTCTGAACAATTCTACCACTAAATTAAACTGAAGGAACTgattgtatttatgtatgtatgtgtttttGTATGTAACTATAGTATTAGTTGTTTTATGCTAACAAGTGGACTTGATTGTACCTAAATGTTTAGTAGCTTAAAGACCATACACTATATAACCATTTTGACAACAACTTTTTCAGGTGTGTTCAGGTTTGTAGCTTATGATACTTACATTCATGTCCATGCCTGAGGACAAGGCTGCCGAGAATGGAGCCCAAAGTAGCCATGAATGAGGAAGTCACATTTACGTTGTGTCATTTATTCTGTGAGGAGGAAGTCTAGAGAAATGTTGACTGagagcagtagcttggagaCCTAACAAATCAGCAATCCGCCCAGGAATTTAAATGTGTTCTATAATAATCCCAGTCTGTTTGTAATTCATAACAGTGCCAAATGGTTGAGTGGgaggaaaaaaatctaattcaaTAGAATCTGGGATCATCCAGGTAGACTTTGCAATTTCTGCTTCAGTGTTGACCAGTACTTTTACTCTAATGTGCATGAGCATGAATGCTTCCAGTTCTTCACAAAAACAGTGTGTCACCCCAAACTTTATATTTGAGAGCATGCAGTGCTTGTGCCCGTCTTACTTTTTtccgcaaaacaaatctgtgtTTTATTCCTGAGGGTATACTACACTACAGTAATATAGCTGTCAAAATGTTACACCACTCAAACCCAGTAAGTCTGTTTGCAGGTAGTTTCCCCATAAAAACATGTTGTTTAAGGTCACTTTAGGGAAATGCTAAAAATATGATGGTTGGAAAATTATTATAATACAAACAGCATCTCCAGTCAAATGTTCTTTCCTTCATTTGGGTCTGATAAGAATTGATTCTGCTAGAGCTAATCTTTGTTTGTAATTAGGCATAAGAGGTTCGTGGAAAGTGgttgatttatttaataaaatgatcaGTGGACATCAGCAGATGTGTTGTAATAACAGAGGACACAAAAAACGATTTTGCCCCGAATTAATCAGGTAAGAATACCTGTTCTTATCTGATTAATTTATGCTCACCAACAAGCTGCGTTGTTGGTCTGGCTGTTAACTTCCCGCTAGACCTATCTGTAGTAGCCTGGGCACGAACTGGTGTATTATCTTCGTCcctctgctttgtgttggtccttTCTTTAAATACAAGATTCCAATCGTAATATAATCCATGGGCAAGTGCTTcggtataatttttttaaataatttatccggtttgaaaaacaatggaaaggcctagtgtgatttatttattattcataCTATTAAGAATTTTCCAGGTTTTCTGtctctaaaatagaattttAGATGTTTAAATTTGATACTCTTAATACTCTTAAAcactgttaaaaatgtattttcttaaaaCAACAGCTTTCTGTGTTTATG
This DNA window, taken from Girardinichthys multiradiatus isolate DD_20200921_A chromosome 1, DD_fGirMul_XY1, whole genome shotgun sequence, encodes the following:
- the LOC124868191 gene encoding IQ motif and SEC7 domain-containing protein 1-like isoform X6, encoding MWKFKAFCLDYWHVLCLHPHNNFYKSVEGDGRPGESGPSLDGRASYVQGPVTHGSAINPDRFDGPLYSHGVQPGPQRPRRPKLQHSQSILRKQAEEEAIKRSRSLSESYELSADLQDKQVEMLERKYGGRFITRHAARTIQTAFRQYQMNKNFERLRSSMSENRMSRRIVLSNMRMQLSFEGPEKVHSSYFEGRQVSMTEDGTPLSMVQSERGDVEVHQQANMTSHPAPQADLTDAITELEDAFSRQVKSLAESIDDALNCRSLQGDEGPDPESVGCSKVQGEVPYQVKSHRRPAGRIHDETVASYSDVTLFIDEDDMSHSAALRSGDQPSSTESDLRLQSVNSSQEYWPIESKDEGRDTDTSCRSTPSLECQEQRLRMDHLPLLTIEPPSDSSAELSDRSDRSSVKRPPAYEPHGHIVTSSQASPKHISHGPPPRAPSRDDDAPLRHRHRQLESHLAINGSANRQSKSESDFSDGDNDSINSTSNSNDTINCSSESSSRDSLREQTLSKQTYHKETRNSWDSPIFSNDVIRKRHYRIGLNLFNKKPEKGIQYLTERGFIPDTPVGVAHFLLQRKGLSRQMIGEFLGNRQKQFNRDVLDCVVDEMDFQGMELDEALRKFQNHIRVQGEAQKVERLIEAFSQRYCICNPTVVRQFRNPDTIFILAFAIILLNTDMYSPNVKPERKMKLEDFIKNLRGVDDGEDIPRETLVGIYERIRKRELKTNEDHVSQVQKVEKLIVGKKPIGSLHHGLGCVLSLPHRRLVCYCRLFEVPDPNKPQKLGLHQREIFLFNDLLVVTKIFQKKKNSVTYSFRQSFSLYGMQVMLFENQYYPNGIRLTSAIPGADIKVLINFNAPNPQDRKKFTDDLRESIAEVQEMEKYRIESELEKQKGVVRPSMSQSSGLKKEAGNGGMNRASLDDSYAMGEGLKRSALSSSLRDLSEAGKRGRRSSAGSLDSNMEGSIISSPHTRRRPTTAHEGSSRGHPSIPNSASTSILGSLFGSKRGKPSSQSQPPLPPPGHPTLISHKPHPTNLHHTAQAVHTVQAQLHGPHPQYCQVPQNPPPYHHHHHYHPPPHTQYHQHPAYSSHAHHHSQHGHYTQHPHHAPHPQHHSQQPGQAHGGHKPKHSGISTVV
- the LOC124868191 gene encoding IQ motif and SEC7 domain-containing protein 1-like isoform X8, with protein sequence MWKYCIASRTISVEGDGRPGESGPSLDGRASYVQGPVTHGSAINPDRFDGPLYSHGVQPGPQRPRRPKLQHSQSILRKQAEEEAIKRSRSLSESYELSADLQDKQVEMLERKYGGRFITRHAARTIQTAFRQYQMNKNFERLRSSMSENRMSRRIVLSNMRMQLSFEGPEKVHSSYFEGRQVSMTEDGTPLSMVQSERGDVEVHQQANMTSHPAPQADLTDAITELEDAFSRQVKSLAESIDDALNCRSLQGDEGPDPESVGCSKVQGEVPYQVKSHRRPAGRIHDETVASYSDVTLFIDEDDMSHSAALRSGDQPSSTESDLRLQSVNSSQEYWPIESKDEGRDTDTSCRSTPSLECQEQRLRMDHLPLLTIEPPSDSSAELSDRSDRSSVKRPPAYEPHGHIVTSSQASPKHISHGPPPRAPSRDDDAPLRHRHRQLESHLAINGSANRQSKSESDFSDGDNDSINSTSNSNDTINCSSESSSRDSLREQTLSKQTYHKETRNSWDSPIFSNDVIRKRHYRIGLNLFNKKPEKGIQYLTERGFIPDTPVGVAHFLLQRKGLSRQMIGEFLGNRQKQFNRDVLDCVVDEMDFQGMELDEALRKFQNHIRVQGEAQKVERLIEAFSQRYCICNPTVVRQFRNPDTIFILAFAIILLNTDMYSPNVKPERKMKLEDFIKNLRGVDDGEDIPRETLVGIYERIRKRELKTNEDHVSQVQKVEKLIVGKKPIGSLHHGLGCVLSLPHRRLVCYCRLFEVPDPNKPQKLGLHQREIFLFNDLLVVTKIFQKKKNSVTYSFRQSFSLYGMQVMLFENQYYPNGIRLTSAIPGADIKVLINFNAPNPQDRKKFTDDLRESIAEVQEMEKYRIESELEKQKGVVRPSMSQSSGLKKEAGNGGMNRASLDDSYAMGEGLKRSALSSSLRDLSEAGKRGRRSSAGSLDSNMEGSIISSPHTRRRPTTAHEGSSRGHPSIPNSASTSILGSLFGSKRGKPSSQSQPPLPPPGHPTLISHKPHPTNLHHTAQAVHTVQAQLHGPHPQYCQVPQNPPPYHHHHHYHPPPHTQYHQHPAYSSHAHHHSQHGHYTQHPHHAPHPQHHSQQPGQAHGGHKPKHSGISTVV